From the genome of Edaphobacter dinghuensis, one region includes:
- a CDS encoding outer membrane beta-barrel protein gives MNYITKIFTFFVLIFIFTTSSALAKISSQESASPDNSSVDRAHGVIIAPENLSLFSAKVSSTVASTDSASNTYILLQDASSSTTAAPAPATPTTPPDNGFFHRLGRAYVSDWAGNGPVTITKEPRRGTPAPIFSPPYPGTDWPIGGTPLIGVPDGQTYPLMQAINENKSKSKIYGWIEIGANGSTNNKTNASKGIPSNFPSAYDEYANTVQLDQAALYFEKIPNTAQKEHFDWGYRLTLLYGVDYRFTTAKGMLSQQLLLKNNQYGFDPVMAYYDFYFPHVGEGMDVRVGRYISLPDIEAQLAPNNYTYSHSILYTFDCYTQTGVNVTVKASSHWTVQGGLSPGCDVMPWTTDAKVTGNFCATFTWSNGGNALNTCANSINDGKYAYNNLAAYYETWYHRINARWHTDTEFWYQYMKATPNMYWYNGIDPATGIQYAPTARTPWPETTFQRPGQGAVNLNFGAVCQDPRLPAAKQSARCYAPDVAITNYLEHNFWHNQASLNIRNEYVDDIKGQRTGTPAKYEEHMVGFDFWAGSTITFRPEVSYTHAYTKYGVTALNISPGASIANLQSVSQGNPPNPLGLGKNQALTLAADLIWHF, from the coding sequence ATGAATTATATTACAAAGATTTTTACCTTTTTCGTATTGATTTTTATTTTCACTACTTCATCCGCACTAGCGAAGATCAGTTCGCAGGAGTCGGCATCTCCTGACAATTCTAGTGTTGACAGGGCCCACGGGGTTATCATCGCACCTGAAAACCTATCCTTGTTCAGTGCGAAGGTCTCGTCGACTGTAGCCTCGACGGATTCGGCGTCAAACACTTATATTTTGCTTCAGGATGCTTCCAGCTCAACGACGGCTGCGCCAGCTCCCGCAACTCCAACTACTCCCCCTGATAATGGATTTTTTCACCGCCTGGGACGAGCTTATGTATCGGATTGGGCCGGAAATGGTCCAGTTACCATCACGAAGGAGCCGCGTCGCGGAACCCCAGCTCCGATTTTTTCACCTCCGTACCCCGGTACGGACTGGCCAATTGGCGGAACTCCGCTCATAGGTGTGCCCGACGGTCAAACCTATCCTCTGATGCAAGCCATCAATGAGAACAAGTCAAAATCAAAAATCTATGGATGGATTGAGATTGGAGCGAATGGCTCGACGAATAATAAGACCAATGCTTCAAAGGGAATTCCATCAAACTTTCCCTCGGCTTACGACGAGTATGCTAATACTGTTCAGTTAGACCAAGCGGCACTCTACTTTGAAAAAATCCCTAACACGGCACAGAAAGAACATTTTGATTGGGGTTACAGGCTAACTTTGCTGTACGGCGTTGACTATCGCTTCACTACGGCCAAGGGCATGTTGAGTCAGCAGTTATTACTCAAAAATAATCAGTATGGATTCGATCCGGTAATGGCATACTACGATTTCTATTTTCCTCATGTTGGAGAGGGGATGGATGTTCGCGTTGGCCGCTACATCTCGTTGCCTGACATTGAGGCACAGTTAGCTCCAAACAACTACACCTACTCGCACTCTATCTTGTATACCTTCGACTGCTATACGCAGACGGGCGTAAATGTAACCGTCAAGGCTTCTAGCCACTGGACGGTACAGGGCGGCCTCTCCCCCGGCTGCGACGTGATGCCCTGGACTACCGATGCCAAGGTGACCGGAAACTTCTGCGCAACCTTTACCTGGTCCAATGGTGGAAACGCTCTGAATACCTGTGCCAATAGTATCAATGATGGTAAGTATGCCTATAACAATTTAGCCGCATACTATGAGACCTGGTATCACCGCATCAACGCCAGATGGCATACCGATACCGAGTTCTGGTATCAGTACATGAAAGCTACGCCTAATATGTATTGGTACAATGGAATAGATCCGGCTACAGGAATCCAATATGCTCCAACAGCAAGAACGCCTTGGCCTGAAACTACTTTTCAGCGCCCTGGACAGGGCGCGGTCAACCTAAACTTCGGCGCTGTTTGTCAGGATCCGCGTCTTCCTGCGGCGAAACAATCGGCACGCTGCTATGCTCCGGATGTAGCGATTACCAACTACCTTGAGCATAACTTCTGGCATAACCAGGCGTCGCTAAACATCCGCAACGAATATGTGGATGACATCAAGGGGCAACGTACCGGCACGCCAGCCAAATACGAAGAGCATATGGTTGGGTTTGACTTCTGGGCCGGTTCTACCATTACTTTCCGCCCTGAGGTCAGCTACACTCATGCCTATACGAAGTACGGCGTTACGGCTCTGAATATCTCTCCTGGAGCTTCGATCGCTAATCTTCAGAGTGTCTCTCAAGGAAACCCTCCAAATCCTCTAGGCCTAGGGAAGAATCAGGCGCTTACGCTGGCTGCCGATCTGATTTGGCACTTCTAG
- a CDS encoding DUF4118 domain-containing protein, whose product MSAVTVMSFRSIAGKWDLRQRVLVIIGQIAGGTLAIALLTVASFSLHFELSSAGYLYLLIIVLIALAWGFWQATVISFVAVLCLNYFFTQPIFSFYIANTQDWIAFGVFEVSALIVSSQSARNTLHMRENFLQQQSIERLYELSRGTLLLNLHQTPGPQIVQLIQHIFNLEAVALYDPLLGRVDKAGDCSETEEHLARGAYLQDLSYDDRLTQTSQRSLRLRGRPTGGLALRGNITPAIANALTSLTAIALERYRSFERESHAKAAHQSEELRAAVLDALAHAFKTPLTTIRTASSGLLEIGSLNGTEYELAQLIDQQSIQLNTLVTRLLRTARLDEGKFQARKEEVDVASVIDSALREQADRILSHPVEVDMKDSLLKVQGDFSLMATIISQFLDNAAKYSISGSKIDIAAARRHSEILISVHNEGPAISMTDREKIFERFYRCSGSKEVVPGTGIGLSIAKKAANAQHGHVWVISGEDIETTFFLSLPQAGG is encoded by the coding sequence GTGTCAGCCGTGACTGTTATGAGCTTTCGATCAATAGCTGGCAAATGGGATTTACGACAGCGAGTTCTTGTTATCATCGGCCAGATTGCAGGTGGCACTCTGGCGATTGCTTTACTGACAGTTGCATCATTTTCCTTGCATTTTGAGCTCTCGAGTGCGGGATATTTATACCTACTGATTATCGTGTTGATTGCTTTGGCGTGGGGCTTTTGGCAGGCTACAGTGATTTCGTTCGTAGCCGTTCTTTGCTTGAATTATTTCTTTACGCAACCAATATTTTCGTTTTATATCGCAAATACACAAGATTGGATTGCATTTGGGGTGTTTGAGGTATCCGCCTTGATTGTAAGCAGTCAATCTGCACGCAATACACTGCATATGCGGGAGAACTTTCTGCAGCAGCAAAGCATAGAAAGGCTATACGAGTTAAGCCGAGGTACTCTACTCCTAAATTTGCATCAAACTCCAGGACCGCAGATTGTGCAACTCATACAACATATCTTCAATCTGGAGGCTGTTGCACTTTATGATCCTTTACTTGGACGTGTGGACAAGGCCGGCGATTGTAGTGAAACAGAAGAGCACCTTGCACGAGGAGCATATTTGCAGGATTTGAGTTACGATGATCGATTGACCCAGACTTCACAACGTTCGCTCCGACTGAGAGGACGGCCAACTGGGGGATTGGCTCTAAGAGGAAATATAACTCCTGCTATCGCTAATGCACTTACATCACTTACAGCCATCGCACTAGAGCGGTACAGATCATTTGAAAGAGAGTCGCATGCCAAGGCGGCACATCAGAGCGAAGAGTTGCGCGCTGCCGTTTTGGATGCGCTTGCGCATGCGTTCAAAACTCCGCTGACGACGATACGAACAGCTAGCTCAGGACTGTTAGAGATCGGCAGCCTGAATGGAACAGAATATGAGCTTGCTCAACTCATCGATCAACAATCTATTCAATTAAATACGCTGGTTACACGCTTGTTGCGTACGGCACGATTGGATGAGGGAAAATTTCAGGCGCGAAAGGAAGAAGTAGATGTTGCGTCTGTAATTGATTCTGCGTTGCGCGAGCAGGCCGATAGAATATTAAGCCATCCGGTTGAAGTGGATATGAAAGATTCCTTACTGAAAGTCCAAGGTGACTTTAGCCTGATGGCAACTATTATTTCCCAATTTTTGGATAATGCAGCTAAATACTCTATCTCCGGATCAAAGATAGACATTGCAGCTGCAAGACGGCACTCAGAGATTCTTATTTCAGTTCACAATGAGGGACCGGCTATCTCGATGACAGATCGTGAAAAAATATTTGAGCGTTTTTACCGCTGTTCTGGCTCAAAGGAAGTTGTACCGGGAACGGGAATTGGTTTATCTATCGCAAAGAAGGCAGCCAATGCACAACATGGGCATGTCTGGGTGATCAGTGGCGAAGATATAGAGACTACATTTTTTTTATCATTACCACAAGCCGGGGGATAA
- a CDS encoding phage major capsid protein: MNIIEIKKQRAEASDAADNIIQSAALAGRALSPQETAQVRENLTKAGKLEAEIAERESRSTIRTTFPSGLDLLTPGRSSAQRQSSAPIGNNPMEIPIQAFAEDYNNAYSTWIRSGGKKMEAALYEGSNVAGGFAVPTITDGQVVPLAPQEMAVRRIARVIPTTNDLKVPVKATFGTAAIKSESGASTNTFTDSDPTISQFELTSFMVGRQTSASWELLQDVAQFQAFVVDDLVLSLQMFEESQFINGTGTGEPQGLIGNTGTGVTGVANTGSDLLDATYDVQASLNAAYHSGASFLMARSTGVALRKAQKQANLFEPVFTRSGGQDYLHGYPVNYSASMPTMAASATPVLFGDFNAGYIIGDRGGAGISIKFLDQIKAVSGQLVLLAYRRTDGRVRRSEAIQAITIAAS; encoded by the coding sequence ATGAACATCATTGAAATTAAGAAACAACGCGCCGAGGCATCTGACGCGGCTGACAACATCATTCAGAGCGCGGCTCTTGCGGGACGTGCTTTGTCACCTCAAGAGACGGCGCAAGTTCGGGAGAACCTCACCAAAGCGGGCAAGCTCGAAGCTGAGATCGCCGAGCGCGAATCACGGAGCACGATTCGCACGACGTTCCCGTCCGGCCTCGACTTACTGACTCCGGGACGCTCCAGCGCTCAGAGGCAGTCGTCCGCGCCCATCGGCAATAACCCAATGGAAATACCCATCCAGGCGTTTGCAGAGGATTACAACAATGCTTACAGTACTTGGATTCGATCAGGTGGAAAGAAGATGGAAGCGGCCCTCTATGAAGGTTCCAACGTTGCGGGCGGCTTCGCTGTCCCTACAATCACAGACGGGCAAGTGGTTCCCCTTGCGCCTCAGGAGATGGCCGTGCGTCGTATCGCTCGGGTTATCCCAACAACGAACGACCTCAAGGTTCCAGTCAAAGCCACCTTCGGAACGGCTGCGATCAAATCGGAGTCGGGCGCATCGACTAACACCTTCACCGACAGTGACCCCACGATAAGCCAGTTTGAACTCACCTCGTTTATGGTGGGCCGTCAGACCTCAGCGAGTTGGGAACTGCTACAGGATGTCGCACAGTTCCAGGCGTTCGTCGTCGATGACTTGGTCCTCTCTCTTCAGATGTTCGAGGAAAGCCAGTTTATCAACGGCACAGGAACGGGCGAGCCACAGGGACTCATCGGCAACACCGGCACAGGCGTAACAGGAGTTGCAAACACCGGCTCTGACCTTCTCGACGCGACTTACGACGTGCAAGCATCGCTTAACGCTGCGTATCACTCGGGAGCATCTTTCCTCATGGCACGCAGCACGGGCGTTGCGCTTCGTAAGGCACAGAAGCAGGCAAATCTTTTCGAGCCAGTATTCACGCGGTCAGGCGGGCAGGATTATTTGCACGGCTACCCGGTGAACTACTCCGCAAGTATGCCCACAATGGCAGCCTCCGCGACTCCGGTATTGTTCGGCGACTTCAACGCCGGATACATCATCGGCGACCGTGGCGGCGCGGGCATCTCGATTAAATTCCTTGACCAGATCAAGGCAGTAAGCGGGCAGCTCGTGCTCTTGGCCTACCGTCGCACCGATGGCCGCGTCCGTCGTTCCGAGGCAATCCAGGCCATCACCATCGCAGCCAGCTAA
- a CDS encoding response regulator transcription factor: MLNFEDNKILIVDDESSIRQALQATLSSLGFTVITAGREEEALALIRMTQFAAALLDINMPGMSGIDTCRLMRRAAPRLSILMLTVRDREEDKIEALDAGADDFVTKPFHVGELSARLRAAVRRSLITENNKNAVIHIGEIVLHPERRIVTKAGQVLQLTPKEFDLLHYLMQNAGLPVRHAKLLTSVWGTEYGNELEYLRTFVCQIRKKLEDDPSNPFYLLTEPHLGYRFSDSFETEEQSSQEQ, translated from the coding sequence ATGTTGAATTTTGAAGATAATAAAATCCTGATTGTCGATGACGAATCCTCGATCCGTCAGGCATTGCAAGCTACCTTATCTAGTCTGGGCTTTACGGTGATTACTGCCGGCCGTGAGGAAGAAGCATTGGCACTGATACGAATGACCCAATTTGCTGCCGCGCTCCTGGACATTAACATGCCAGGAATGAGCGGAATCGATACCTGTCGACTAATGCGCCGCGCTGCTCCAAGGCTTTCAATTCTTATGTTAACTGTCCGTGACCGCGAAGAAGATAAAATTGAAGCATTGGATGCGGGAGCAGATGATTTTGTGACGAAGCCATTTCATGTGGGTGAACTAAGCGCTCGGTTGCGAGCCGCAGTGCGCCGGTCATTGATTACAGAGAATAATAAAAACGCAGTGATTCATATTGGAGAAATTGTGCTGCATCCGGAACGTCGCATTGTTACAAAGGCAGGCCAAGTGCTTCAGCTAACACCAAAAGAGTTCGATCTGCTGCACTATCTCATGCAGAACGCAGGCTTACCTGTTCGCCATGCGAAGTTACTTACTTCGGTGTGGGGTACTGAATATGGCAACGAATTGGAGTATCTACGTACATTTGTATGCCAGATACGGAAGAAGCTGGAAGATGACCCTTCGAATCCATTCTATCTTCTAACCGAGCCTCACCTTGGTTATAGATTTTCGGATTCATTTGAAACAGAGGAGCAGAGTTCGCAGGAACAGTGA
- a CDS encoding DUF4383 domain-containing protein: protein MKAKFTVLTTLTIAGLISSAVAIWIQWFSGDPAYPKFPPGPVVFIAVAAIVTIGTRWWWTPLIGALIALLVTSGWFARMPAGVLRLTHPGSVGKFAAGIFVGTLLQITALLFTDIAGLAATIQNYRRMKRASDSAKIACRLFGGLSVFMAVLAIVSGTQMNKYHNLMLLIWGTLALAVSFMRTKVAGRFCIGSGIFYLALAILGMLFGDPTINRAWPIGPMLLHTGDHIYHLVLGSIFLSMGLLSERNNNTAEGKYITS from the coding sequence ATGAAAGCAAAGTTTACCGTTTTGACGACGTTGACGATTGCAGGGCTCATCAGTTCTGCGGTTGCAATATGGATACAGTGGTTCTCAGGCGATCCTGCCTATCCCAAATTTCCTCCAGGGCCTGTGGTATTTATTGCCGTGGCGGCGATTGTTACGATAGGAACCCGCTGGTGGTGGACGCCTCTGATCGGAGCGCTGATCGCGTTATTAGTGACTTCCGGCTGGTTTGCGCGTATGCCTGCGGGAGTTCTGCGGCTGACCCATCCCGGTTCAGTCGGTAAATTTGCCGCTGGCATCTTTGTCGGCACGTTACTACAAATTACCGCACTTCTGTTTACGGACATCGCAGGGCTTGCAGCAACTATCCAGAACTACAGACGGATGAAAAGAGCGAGCGACAGCGCAAAGATTGCATGTCGCTTGTTTGGCGGATTGTCTGTCTTCATGGCGGTCCTAGCAATCGTTAGCGGCACTCAGATGAACAAGTATCACAATCTAATGCTGCTCATTTGGGGAACGTTAGCGCTAGCTGTTAGCTTTATGAGGACGAAAGTAGCCGGCCGCTTCTGCATAGGATCTGGAATTTTCTATCTTGCACTGGCTATTCTTGGCATGCTGTTTGGTGACCCAACTATAAATAGAGCCTGGCCTATCGGGCCAATGCTTCTACATACGGGAGATCATATCTATCATCTTGTATTAGGCTCTATTTTTCTTAGCATGGGATTGCTATCGGAACGAAATAACAATACCGCCGAAGGCAAGTACATTACTTCGTGA
- a CDS encoding tyrosine-type recombinase/integrase: MNRFELFIRERRYLLNVSEHTVSWYTCALKWLPSESPTQDQLKDVVMRMREKGLKETGCNAAIRAINAYLHWSTGAERKCGAGCIHPRIRPLKEPQVILPTFTDEQVKRLIAWKPGAKHFYERRLHLLVLVLFDLGCRISEALTLRVSDINLDDLLATLNGKGRKQRIVPFSFVLRKALHRFIADFNLKADAFVFATTDGVQMSRVVAMREVKALCEQLGFAAPRRTLHSFRHLFAINYLRRGGSLFHLQKTLGHSSLEMTRRYANLVTADLQAVYERVSLLSK; the protein is encoded by the coding sequence ATGAATCGCTTTGAGTTGTTTATTCGGGAACGCCGCTATTTGCTTAACGTCTCGGAACACACAGTGTCTTGGTATACATGCGCTCTTAAGTGGCTACCCTCGGAATCGCCCACACAAGACCAATTGAAAGACGTTGTGATGAGGATGCGCGAAAAGGGACTCAAGGAAACCGGCTGTAACGCAGCTATTCGAGCAATCAACGCCTACTTACATTGGAGCACCGGAGCCGAGAGAAAATGTGGAGCCGGATGTATTCACCCTCGCATACGCCCACTCAAAGAGCCTCAAGTTATTTTGCCCACCTTTACAGATGAGCAAGTCAAACGGCTTATCGCGTGGAAGCCTGGGGCGAAGCATTTCTATGAGCGCCGTCTTCATCTCCTCGTGTTGGTATTGTTCGATCTAGGCTGCCGTATTAGCGAGGCATTGACACTTCGCGTATCTGACATCAACCTCGACGATCTTCTAGCAACATTGAACGGGAAGGGAAGAAAGCAGCGGATTGTCCCATTTTCTTTTGTGCTGCGGAAAGCTCTCCATCGATTCATTGCTGACTTCAATCTCAAGGCGGATGCTTTCGTTTTCGCTACGACAGATGGCGTCCAGATGAGTCGCGTGGTTGCCATGCGAGAGGTGAAGGCGTTATGCGAGCAATTAGGTTTCGCGGCCCCACGTAGAACCCTCCATAGCTTCCGGCACCTCTTCGCAATTAACTATCTTCGTCGCGGTGGCAGTCTCTTTCACTTACAGAAGACGCTAGGACATAGTTCGCTTGAGATGACCCGGCGTTATGCCAACCTCGTTACAGCGGATTTGCAGGCCGTGTATGAAAGAGTGAGTCTGCTGTCGAAATAG
- a CDS encoding recombinase family protein, translating to MKFIGYYRVSTVKQGVSGLGLEAQKETVRGYLNSVPRWKMVDEVVEVESGKRNDRPELARALALCRVHRATLIVAKLDRLARNAHFVTGLMESGVDFVVVDCPHFNKLTITILAAVAEAEAKAISERTKVALQAAKARGVRLGGNRGRLSASVSLAGAKASAQMRQGRARVWASDVLPVIRSIQADGARSLRAVAAELNEKGVPSPSSGVWHGNSVRRVLAQTPSM from the coding sequence ATGAAATTCATCGGTTATTACCGCGTCAGTACCGTCAAACAGGGTGTTTCAGGTCTTGGCCTAGAGGCACAAAAAGAGACCGTGCGCGGGTACTTGAATAGCGTCCCTCGTTGGAAAATGGTTGATGAGGTTGTTGAAGTCGAAAGCGGCAAGCGCAATGACCGCCCGGAACTTGCGAGAGCACTAGCACTCTGCCGTGTGCACCGTGCAACGCTCATTGTTGCGAAACTTGACCGTCTCGCCCGCAATGCTCACTTCGTTACAGGCTTGATGGAAAGCGGCGTTGACTTCGTCGTTGTTGACTGCCCACACTTCAACAAACTCACCATTACCATTCTTGCGGCGGTTGCTGAAGCTGAAGCGAAAGCCATCTCCGAACGTACCAAGGTCGCTCTACAGGCTGCTAAGGCGCGAGGGGTGAGGCTTGGGGGCAACAGAGGCCGTCTGAGCGCGTCTGTGAGCCTTGCAGGGGCAAAGGCGAGTGCTCAGATGAGGCAGGGCCGGGCAAGAGTGTGGGCATCAGATGTGTTGCCGGTCATTCGCTCAATACAAGCCGATGGTGCAAGATCGCTCAGAGCCGTTGCAGCCGAACTGAATGAAAAGGGTGTTCCCAGCCCCAGCAGTGGAGTGTGGCACGGCAACAGTGTTAGGCGTGTTCTGGCTCAAACACCAAGCATGTAG
- a CDS encoding DUF3606 domain-containing protein, with translation MSDDLTKRGIQDKVRINVNEPWEVEQWCKKFKVTPARLRGAVKAVGVSVKKVEAYLKERWS, from the coding sequence ATGTCAGATGACCTCACCAAAAGGGGTATTCAAGATAAGGTTCGCATCAACGTCAATGAACCGTGGGAAGTAGAGCAATGGTGCAAGAAGTTTAAGGTGACGCCCGCACGACTTAGGGGTGCGGTAAAAGCCGTAGGTGTCTCTGTGAAGAAGGTCGAAGCGTATTTGAAGGAACGTTGGAGTTAG
- a CDS encoding helix-turn-helix transcriptional regulator — protein sequence MGETLLRLPDVMGRTGLSRSAVYASEGFPKPVKIGGRAVAWLQSEVEAWIAETIRTNRSESSAA from the coding sequence ATGGGCGAAACACTGTTGAGGTTGCCGGATGTGATGGGTCGTACAGGACTATCCCGGTCTGCTGTCTATGCGTCAGAAGGTTTTCCAAAGCCGGTGAAGATCGGTGGCCGCGCCGTTGCGTGGCTTCAATCAGAGGTCGAAGCATGGATTGCCGAGACTATCAGAACAAACCGTAGCGAGAGCAGCGCGGCATGA
- a CDS encoding tyrosine-type recombinase/integrase has translation MALSDTAIKKAKAAEKAYSMSDGEGLYLWVTPAGGKLWRWGYRFEGKEKLISYGKYPDVGLAKARELHQDARKLLAAGIDPMARRKADKTEERIASESSFAKVAAQWLKHWQCGKSSRHVLQVTRRMDADILPHLGAFPIEEIKAPDVVKMVKVIEQREAYDIAKRALETTGQVFRYAIAHGMATRNPATDIKPRDILKSVPKQNYARIDQRELSTLLKRIEIYQGTPVTRLAMKLLAMTFVRTTELIEAKWSEFDLEAGRWDIPAERMKMRTPHIVPLAKQALEVLAMLRELNGKSELLFPGDRNPKKPMSNNTILKALERMGYKGRMTGHGFRGLASTILHEQGYDHAHIELQLAHAPRNAVSAAYNHALYLEPRAKMMQEWADYLERTMREVKVIPLHERVA, from the coding sequence ATGGCACTGTCAGACACAGCAATCAAGAAGGCAAAGGCGGCGGAGAAAGCCTACAGTATGAGCGACGGTGAAGGGCTGTACTTGTGGGTAACACCGGCGGGTGGGAAGCTGTGGCGTTGGGGCTACCGTTTTGAGGGCAAAGAAAAGCTGATCTCCTACGGTAAGTACCCGGATGTGGGACTTGCGAAGGCCAGAGAACTCCATCAGGACGCCCGCAAGTTGCTGGCCGCTGGTATCGACCCGATGGCGCGGCGCAAGGCTGACAAGACGGAGGAACGCATCGCCAGCGAAAGCTCTTTTGCTAAGGTTGCCGCTCAATGGTTGAAACACTGGCAATGTGGGAAAAGCTCACGTCACGTTCTACAGGTGACACGCCGGATGGATGCTGACATTCTGCCGCACTTGGGCGCGTTCCCTATTGAGGAAATCAAAGCACCCGACGTTGTAAAGATGGTCAAGGTCATCGAACAACGCGAAGCCTACGACATTGCAAAACGCGCTCTTGAGACAACCGGCCAAGTGTTCCGTTACGCTATCGCTCACGGCATGGCAACACGCAACCCTGCAACAGACATCAAGCCACGCGATATTCTGAAATCCGTTCCGAAACAGAACTACGCCCGCATCGACCAAAGAGAGCTTTCAACGCTGCTCAAGCGGATTGAGATTTATCAAGGCACTCCAGTAACACGTCTTGCAATGAAGCTGCTTGCAATGACGTTTGTGCGGACAACCGAACTGATTGAGGCGAAGTGGTCAGAGTTTGATCTTGAAGCTGGCCGTTGGGACATTCCAGCAGAACGCATGAAGATGCGGACTCCCCACATTGTTCCGCTGGCTAAACAAGCATTGGAAGTGCTGGCGATGTTGCGCGAACTGAACGGGAAAAGTGAATTGCTCTTCCCCGGCGACCGCAACCCTAAAAAACCAATGAGTAACAACACCATCCTGAAAGCACTTGAAAGAATGGGCTACAAAGGCCGGATGACGGGGCATGGGTTTCGTGGGCTAGCGTCAACCATCTTGCATGAGCAAGGCTACGACCATGCACACATTGAATTGCAGCTTGCTCACGCGCCACGCAACGCCGTTAGTGCTGCCTACAATCACGCCCTCTATTTAGAGCCAAGAGCGAAGATGATGCAGGAGTGGGCAGACTACTTGGAAAGAACGATGCGTGAAGTCAAAGTGATTCCGCTGCATGAAAGGGTTGCGTAG
- a CDS encoding S49 family peptidase, which produces METTHTMHPTHSYLEVLMRSPLWAIRADYPMQALLQAAKENGREASNPTVTGSKGNKIAVIPVQGVLTKDGPSWYGSSYDNITRAAERAAKDPEIKHIILAVDSPGGQVTGLPETAAVLSQIAQIKPIHAMVEGVAASAAYWLTSQASNIVLTPSGEVGSVGVRLMHADISKMLDDQGVKVTELYSGDYKTEWSPFKPLSDAAKADMQQRIETTHNDFIAAVTAGRGVRASSEAKAQRFGEGRLFSSNDALRLGLVDSLQRPGDYYRNVTPTAEPSTRFA; this is translated from the coding sequence GATTATCCCATGCAGGCTCTACTCCAAGCCGCTAAAGAAAATGGGCGGGAGGCTTCCAACCCAACCGTAACCGGGTCAAAGGGCAACAAAATCGCCGTCATCCCGGTGCAGGGTGTTCTTACCAAAGACGGCCCCAGCTGGTACGGCTCAAGCTACGACAACATCACAAGAGCTGCAGAGCGGGCAGCGAAAGACCCTGAAATTAAGCACATCATCCTCGCCGTCGATTCACCCGGTGGCCAAGTAACAGGACTGCCCGAAACCGCAGCCGTGTTGTCCCAAATTGCACAGATTAAACCTATTCACGCGATGGTCGAGGGCGTCGCTGCGTCGGCGGCTTATTGGTTGACATCGCAAGCGTCGAACATCGTTCTCACACCGTCCGGCGAAGTCGGCTCTGTCGGTGTTCGGCTTATGCACGCGGACATCTCGAAGATGCTGGACGACCAAGGCGTGAAAGTCACGGAGCTGTATTCCGGCGACTACAAAACGGAATGGTCTCCGTTCAAGCCGCTATCGGATGCGGCGAAGGCAGATATGCAACAGCGTATCGAAACAACACACAACGACTTCATCGCCGCAGTCACAGCCGGTCGAGGTGTCCGCGCTTCGAGCGAAGCCAAGGCGCAGAGATTCGGTGAAGGCCGATTGTTTTCGTCGAACGACGCATTGCGTCTCGGCCTCGTGGACAGCTTGCAGCGTCCCGGCGACTATTACCGCAACGTAACCCCCACCGCCGAGCCATCGACACGGTTCGCGTAA
- a CDS encoding response regulator — MSIPTCILLVDDHGLFRESLVRLLESEPDFRVVSHCATISATMDVLQHNPIDLVLLDYDLGEERGVDLLQQLHACKGSARVLMVTAGMSDRITLDVINAGIAGIIYKHSSPTQLVEAIRKISRGEMWFDSSIVSSLLVAKVKNQEVETRNTRPLTSRQQDVLSSILNGLTNKEIAWNLKASESSVKAVIQELFHKAGVRTRSQLVRIAIEKHATDWLGNDNK, encoded by the coding sequence ATGAGTATTCCAACTTGCATTTTGCTTGTCGACGATCATGGCTTATTTCGTGAAAGCCTTGTCAGGTTGCTCGAATCTGAACCAGACTTTCGTGTTGTGTCCCATTGTGCCACCATATCCGCGACAATGGATGTTTTGCAGCATAACCCAATCGATCTTGTTCTACTGGACTATGATCTTGGCGAAGAGCGGGGAGTTGATCTATTGCAACAGCTTCATGCTTGCAAAGGCTCAGCAAGAGTCTTGATGGTAACGGCAGGGATGAGTGACCGTATTACTCTGGACGTAATCAATGCTGGTATTGCTGGGATTATTTACAAGCATAGTAGCCCTACTCAATTGGTCGAGGCTATTCGAAAGATATCGCGTGGTGAGATGTGGTTCGACAGCAGCATCGTTAGCTCGCTTCTTGTTGCAAAAGTAAAGAATCAGGAAGTAGAGACTAGAAATACACGTCCTCTCACTTCGCGTCAGCAAGATGTTCTCTCGAGCATACTCAATGGCCTGACAAATAAGGAAATTGCATGGAACCTAAAAGCTTCAGAGAGTTCTGTCAAGGCTGTTATTCAGGAGTTGTTCCACAAGGCCGGGGTAAGGACGCGCAGTCAATTGGTCAGGATTGCCATTGAGAAGCACGCCACCGACTGGCTAGGTAATGATAACAAATAA